The DNA sequence AGCCGAGGAAAGATACGCATCCCACCCCTATGTAACCGGTTACATTGACGGCTATGAGGTGGACTTCGTCCCCTGTTACCGGATAGATGATGCATCCATGTTAAGGTCGGCCGTTGATCGGACCATACTCCACACAAGATATATACAGGAGAACCTCAGGGATGAGCAGAGAGATGATGTGCTCCTCCTTAAGCAGTTCATGAAGTCAACAGGGACCTACGGTTCAGAGTTCCGTGTTGGTGGCTTCGCAGGGTACCTTGCCGAGCTGCTGGTGCTCCGCTACGGCGACTTTGAGGGAGTCCTCGAGGGTGCCCTTCAGTGGAGGCCCGGATACATAATAGACCTTGAGGGCCACGGGACAGGTAAGGGATTCGAGGATCCCCTGGTGGTGGTTGACCCTGTTGATAGAAACAGAAACGTTGCAGCGGCCCTGACACTCCAGAGGATGGCTGAATTTGTAACCGCATCCCTGAACTTCCTGGGGAACCCGAGCCCAGAGTACTTTCAACCCCCCAGCTACTCCACAGATGCCGCTGAAATAACCGGGACCCTCAGCTGCAGGGGTTCCAGGGTCATCGTCATCTCAACGGGAGTCCCGGATGTACCCTCAGATGCCCTCTACCCCCAGCTGAGGAAGACCCTTGATTCTGTGGTTAAGAACCTTGAGGCGGAGGGTTTCTCTGTCCTGGGAGCTGACTACTGGAGTGATGAGAGCAAGTCAACATTTATGGTCCTTGAGATGGATGTATGGGAGCTCCCTTCATACCTGAAGAGGTATGGTCCCCCTGTATGGTCCCGACGCCACAGGGAGAGATTCCTCAGGAAGCATGAGAGGGTCTGGGTTGAGGGATCCAGGCTCACCATAGAATCCCCCAGGAGGCACAGATCCGCAGTTTCATATCTGAGGGACCTGCTTTCAAAGCCGGATAGGCTGAGGATGGGTAAACATATAGGGGTGGAGATCAGGAGGGGCTTCAGTGTTGATCTCCTTGATGATGTAATCGGAGAAGCTGAAAAGGAATTTCTGGAGTTCATGGATGCATTCCTGAACCCCTGGAAGGCCCTTGAAAGATGATCCCATAACCCCCTACTATCTACTAACCCGGAAAGGCTATTCCCTCTCATCCACAAACCTGGGGACAGCGCTCTTAAGGGGGTCAAAGGTCTCAGGATTTTTAACTTCCATGCAGATCATGCTGACCTTTGAGTGCAGTGATGTTGGGAGTCTCAGTATCCTCTTGAGGTCAATGGTCACCTTGGCATCAAGCATCCTCATGTTAATCTTCGATATCCCCTTAACAAGTCTCGGGTAAACCCTGGGACCGATCACTGACCTGAACTCCCCCCACCTGTCCTCAAGGATGAGGTTCCTGTTCCTGACTGCAGTCTTAACTGTCCTTGCAGTGACATCCTCGATATCCTCATCACCCCTCAGGTGAAGAAGCACATGCCTTGCCCTCTCAGT is a window from the Methanothermobacter thermautotrophicus str. Delta H genome containing:
- the cca gene encoding CCA tRNA nucleotidyltransferase, producing the protein MTTDYSNILKTIKPDGDEYRRVMELSDSLVECLNGLAEEQGIDAEAVLVGSVAKGTWLSGAADIDIFIHFPLTTPEDELKESGLRLGYGCIERFGGEAEERYASHPYVTGYIDGYEVDFVPCYRIDDASMLRSAVDRTILHTRYIQENLRDEQRDDVLLLKQFMKSTGTYGSEFRVGGFAGYLAELLVLRYGDFEGVLEGALQWRPGYIIDLEGHGTGKGFEDPLVVVDPVDRNRNVAAALTLQRMAEFVTASLNFLGNPSPEYFQPPSYSTDAAEITGTLSCRGSRVIVISTGVPDVPSDALYPQLRKTLDSVVKNLEAEGFSVLGADYWSDESKSTFMVLEMDVWELPSYLKRYGPPVWSRRHRERFLRKHERVWVEGSRLTIESPRRHRSAVSYLRDLLSKPDRLRMGKHIGVEIRRGFSVDLLDDVIGEAEKEFLEFMDAFLNPWKALER